From Dehalococcoidales bacterium, one genomic window encodes:
- a CDS encoding acetyl-CoA C-acetyltransferase, translated as MVGRDVVIVDYLRSSFSRSRPRDPERDVFNSVRMDDIAAELIKELIKRTGIKPDDIDELHAGTAQPWGEQMMFGGRNIAFLAELPFSVAATHIDRQCGSSMSTVHTAAMEIALGYSDIVISCGIEHMTHVPMGGPAGGDPSLSPIKPNEKLFMDPRFQKYELMTAMNMGLTAEKLLKHTDFTREDMDNWALRSHQRAARALEEGFFKGEIMPVEVTLADGTRQVIDHDVAIRPTTTLEALAGLNPAYIPDGQVTAGNSSPLNAGATAMILMSREKAVEYNLKPLAQVISLGWAGVDPSMMGMGPVPASRKALKHAGLEVKDIDFWEINEAFSIVTLNAIKELGIEPEKVNVNGGAVAIGHPLGATGTRLVGTLARTLKIKGGTFGLATPCCGGGQGVATIIKRED; from the coding sequence ATGGTAGGAAGAGATGTCGTCATAGTCGACTACCTGCGGTCATCATTCTCAAGGTCGAGACCAAGGGACCCGGAGAGGGACGTTTTTAATAGCGTTCGTATGGATGATATCGCTGCGGAACTGATAAAGGAGCTTATCAAGCGTACCGGTATCAAGCCGGATGACATTGATGAGCTCCATGCCGGTACTGCCCAGCCCTGGGGTGAGCAGATGATGTTCGGGGGAAGGAATATTGCCTTCCTCGCCGAGCTACCATTTAGCGTGGCGGCTACGCATATCGACCGCCAGTGCGGCTCTTCGATGTCGACCGTGCACACTGCGGCGATGGAGATAGCACTGGGATATTCAGACATCGTCATCTCGTGTGGAATCGAGCACATGACGCATGTCCCGATGGGTGGTCCCGCCGGTGGCGACCCCAGTCTCTCACCGATCAAACCCAACGAAAAGCTGTTCATGGACCCCCGATTTCAGAAGTACGAACTGATGACCGCGATGAACATGGGGCTCACCGCGGAGAAGCTTCTGAAACATACTGACTTCACCCGTGAAGATATGGACAATTGGGCACTGCGAAGCCACCAGAGGGCGGCCAGGGCACTGGAGGAGGGTTTCTTCAAGGGTGAGATAATGCCGGTGGAGGTCACACTGGCAGACGGCACCAGGCAGGTCATCGACCACGACGTTGCCATCCGGCCTACCACTACCCTGGAAGCATTGGCCGGATTGAATCCGGCCTACATTCCGGATGGACAGGTAACCGCCGGGAACTCATCGCCATTGAACGCCGGCGCTACGGCCATGATTCTGATGTCCAGGGAGAAGGCTGTTGAGTACAATCTGAAGCCCCTGGCACAGGTCATTTCCCTGGGATGGGCCGGGGTCGACCCGTCAATGATGGGCATGGGGCCTGTTCCGGCCAGCCGCAAGGCTCTGAAGCATGCCGGCCTGGAGGTTAAAGACATTGACTTCTGGGAGATAAACGAGGCGTTCTCCATCGTTACTCTCAACGCAATAAAAGAGCTGGGTATTGAGCCGGAGAAGGTAAACGTAAATGGTGGCGCGGTTGCCATTGGTCATCCGCTCGGTGCTACCGGTACCAGGCTGGTCGGGACACTCGCCAGAACTCTAAAAATCAAGGGTGGCACGTTTGGTCTGGCGACTCCTTGCTGTGGTGGTGGTCAGGGAGTAGCTACCATCATTAAGAGGGAGGACTAG
- a CDS encoding glycine betaine/L-proline ABC transporter ATP-binding protein, translating to MSANNTIISCRNLWKIFGPNADTVIDEIANNGVTKQELLERTGHVIAVKDVSFDVHESEIFVVMGLSGSGKSTLIRCINRLIDPTRGNIYIDGTDISEMSKDDLRELRRTKMNMVFQYFGLLPHRSVLDNVGFGLEIRGEHGHTKEEKVAAALEQVGLKGWEKSPIHELSGGMQQRVGLARALAGGASILLMDEPFSALDPLIRRQMQDEFINLRSEVQQTVVFITHDLMEALRLGDRIAIMKDGEIVQIGTPQQIVGDPADEYVSEFVRDVPRGQVIAVRSVMERPAVMITIERSLEETLAALQKQDTTTGFIVDGFRKYIGTVTTSDVEAAIESGATKVSELVNLDSPSCPPTTTLDECLQLVAEQDTPLAVVTTRGHLIGIVTKTALIQAMKTDAGNGNGNGQ from the coding sequence ATGTCTGCCAATAATACTATCATCTCATGCCGTAACCTGTGGAAGATATTCGGGCCGAATGCAGATACTGTTATTGATGAGATAGCTAATAACGGCGTTACCAAGCAGGAACTGCTGGAGCGGACCGGGCACGTGATAGCCGTCAAGGATGTGTCCTTTGACGTGCACGAAAGTGAGATATTCGTGGTCATGGGTCTCTCCGGAAGCGGTAAGTCGACACTTATCCGCTGCATTAACCGGCTGATAGACCCCACCAGGGGCAATATCTACATAGATGGTACTGACATATCCGAGATGAGCAAGGACGATCTCAGGGAGCTCCGCCGAACCAAGATGAACATGGTCTTCCAGTACTTCGGGCTGCTCCCCCACCGCTCGGTACTCGATAATGTTGGTTTCGGTCTGGAGATTCGTGGGGAACACGGCCACACCAAAGAGGAGAAGGTTGCTGCGGCATTGGAGCAGGTGGGGCTTAAGGGATGGGAGAAGAGCCCCATCCATGAGCTCAGCGGCGGCATGCAGCAGCGTGTGGGACTGGCACGTGCCCTTGCCGGAGGCGCCAGCATACTCCTCATGGACGAGCCTTTCAGCGCCCTTGACCCTCTGATTCGGCGCCAGATGCAGGACGAGTTCATCAACCTTCGCTCCGAGGTCCAACAGACGGTGGTCTTTATAACCCATGACCTTATGGAAGCGCTCCGGCTGGGTGACCGGATTGCTATTATGAAAGACGGCGAAATAGTCCAGATTGGCACCCCTCAGCAGATAGTCGGTGACCCGGCCGACGAGTACGTGAGCGAATTTGTCAGGGACGTTCCCCGCGGACAGGTAATCGCAGTGAGAAGCGTCATGGAACGACCTGCGGTAATGATTACCATAGAACGAAGTCTTGAAGAAACCCTGGCTGCACTACAGAAGCAGGATACTACTACCGGTTTCATTGTCGATGGATTCCGCAAGTATATCGGTACAGTCACTACTTCTGACGTGGAGGCTGCCATCGAAAGCGGTGCCACGAAGGTCAGCGAGCTAGTCAATCTCGACTCTCCGAGCTGTCCTCCAACTACTACACTCGATGAATGCCTGCAACTGGTAGCGGAGCAGGACACCCCGCTGGCAGTGGTCACCACCAGGGGTCATCTAATCGGTATCGTTACCAAAACTGCCCTCATCCAGGCCATGAAAACGGATGCAGGGAACGGGAATGGTAACGGGCAGTGA